From Endozoicomonas sp. 8E, the proteins below share one genomic window:
- the gloA gene encoding lactoylglutathione lyase, whose translation MRLLHTMLRVGDLDRSIAFYTDILGMKLLRKHDNEQYKYTLAFVGYADESEQAVIELTYNWGTSDYDPGTGFGHIAIGFDDIYVTCETIRANGGKITREPGPVKGGTTEIAFVEDPDGYKIEMIQNKSASRGLQG comes from the coding sequence GTGAGACTTCTCCACACTATGCTTCGAGTGGGCGATCTCGATCGTTCCATTGCTTTTTATACTGATATCCTGGGTATGAAACTGCTTCGCAAGCACGATAATGAGCAATACAAATACACTCTGGCTTTTGTTGGCTATGCCGATGAATCAGAACAGGCCGTTATTGAACTGACTTATAACTGGGGTACCAGTGATTATGACCCTGGTACGGGTTTTGGTCATATAGCCATTGGCTTTGATGATATCTATGTAACCTGTGAGACCATCCGTGCCAACGGTGGCAAGATTACCCGTGAACCAGGCCCGGTCAAGGGTGGAACGACAGAGATCGCCTTTGTAGAAGACCCCGACGGCTACAAAATCGAAATGATCCAGAACAAAAGTGCATCCCGGGGACTTCAGGGATAA
- the mltC gene encoding membrane-bound lytic murein transglycosylase MltC, with product MISLVSSCSRNSTVNYATDVVVRELGGPAAEVYSTVKAVKSVQKDVIAFEALVRILSTEARVNWGDEKSASRKEYVKYTNHYRTRVFVNFEQGKVHVETLDREDLKHAIIVTLLTPYNPDEVDLFSDKAVPIGEEPMLYGQVVDHQGQPIRWEWRASQFADYLINHQLTTRASTKGTVYSVDLDLVGDHMIKRQYQYAGIVRQMSQRYKIKESLIYAIMRTESSFNPYAVSHANAYGLMQIIPSTAGRDVFKLVKRRSGQPSRQYLFNPFNNIDAGTAYLHLLETRYLKNVRDPLVKHYAIISAYNGGTGNVLKTFHSNRTRAIEILNEMEPEEAYWSLTRKHPRQESRNYLKKVTKAQKDFYKGDV from the coding sequence ATGATCTCTCTAGTTTCAAGCTGCTCCAGAAATTCAACCGTTAACTATGCGACTGATGTTGTGGTTCGAGAGTTGGGTGGACCTGCAGCTGAGGTCTACTCAACGGTTAAGGCCGTCAAGAGTGTCCAGAAAGATGTGATCGCATTTGAAGCCCTGGTTCGGATTCTGTCAACAGAGGCCCGTGTTAACTGGGGTGACGAAAAAAGTGCCAGCAGGAAGGAATACGTTAAATACACCAACCATTACCGCACCCGGGTATTTGTTAACTTTGAACAGGGCAAGGTTCACGTTGAAACGCTGGATAGAGAAGACCTGAAACACGCGATTATTGTCACCCTGCTAACGCCTTACAATCCTGATGAAGTTGACCTGTTCAGCGACAAAGCCGTCCCCATCGGGGAAGAGCCCATGCTTTATGGACAGGTTGTGGACCATCAGGGACAGCCTATACGCTGGGAGTGGCGAGCCAGTCAGTTTGCCGATTATCTGATTAACCATCAGTTAACCACTCGCGCCAGCACCAAGGGTACCGTTTACTCTGTTGATCTTGATCTGGTTGGCGACCATATGATCAAAAGGCAGTATCAATACGCCGGTATCGTTAGACAGATGTCGCAAAGATACAAGATTAAGGAAAGTTTGATCTATGCGATCATGAGGACAGAAAGTAGCTTCAACCCTTACGCTGTGAGCCATGCTAATGCCTATGGACTGATGCAGATTATCCCATCAACGGCAGGAAGAGATGTTTTCAAACTGGTCAAACGTCGCAGTGGACAGCCCAGCAGACAATATCTTTTCAACCCGTTTAATAATATTGATGCAGGCACCGCTTATCTGCACCTTCTTGAAACCCGCTACCTGAAAAATGTCAGAGATCCACTGGTAAAACATTACGCTATTATCTCTGCCTACAATGGTGGAACAGGGAATGTTTTGAAAACCTTCCATTCCAATCGCACCCGGGCTATAGAAATCCTCAATGAGATGGAACCAGAAGAAGCGTATTGGTCTCTCACCCGCAAACACCCCAGACAGGAATCAAGAAACTATCTGAAAAAAGTCACCAAAGCTCAGAAAGACTTTTATAAAGGCGATGTCTGA
- a CDS encoding argininosuccinate synthase, with amino-acid sequence MKEIKKVVLAYSGGLDTSVIAKWLEDTYQCEVVTFTADLGQGEEVEPARAKAEALGIKEIYIEDLREEFVRDFVFPMFRANTIYEGEYLLGTSIARPLISKRLIEIANETGADAISHGATGKGNDQVRFELGAYALKPGVQVIAPWREWDLNSREKLLAYCEEHGIQVEKKKGKSPYSMDANLLHISYEGGVLEDPWAEAEEDMWRWSVSPENAPDQPLYIELTYKNGDIVAIDGQEMTPATVLTYLNKVGGESGVGRLDIVENRYVGMKSRGCYETPGGTIMLKAHRAIESITLDREVAHLKDELMPKYAKLIYNGYWWSPEREMLQKMIDESQSCVNGVVRLKLYKGNVTVVGRQSDDSLFDENIATFEDDAGAYNQADAEGFIKLNALRLRIAANKGRNPG; translated from the coding sequence GTGAAAGAGATCAAAAAAGTGGTACTGGCCTATTCGGGTGGACTGGATACCTCAGTCATTGCCAAATGGCTGGAAGATACTTATCAGTGTGAAGTTGTTACATTTACCGCGGATCTGGGGCAGGGTGAAGAAGTTGAGCCTGCCAGAGCCAAAGCAGAGGCACTGGGCATTAAAGAGATCTATATCGAAGATCTGCGTGAAGAGTTTGTTCGGGATTTTGTGTTTCCGATGTTCCGGGCCAATACCATCTATGAAGGCGAGTACCTGCTGGGTACTTCTATTGCCCGTCCTCTTATTTCCAAGCGACTGATTGAAATTGCCAATGAGACGGGAGCCGATGCTATCTCCCATGGTGCTACCGGCAAGGGTAATGACCAGGTGCGTTTTGAACTGGGCGCTTATGCTCTGAAGCCAGGCGTGCAGGTAATAGCTCCCTGGCGTGAGTGGGATCTGAATTCCCGTGAAAAACTGCTGGCCTATTGTGAAGAGCACGGTATTCAGGTTGAGAAGAAGAAAGGTAAGTCTCCTTATTCTATGGATGCTAACTTGCTGCACATTTCATACGAAGGCGGAGTCCTGGAAGATCCATGGGCTGAAGCCGAAGAAGATATGTGGCGCTGGAGTGTATCTCCGGAAAATGCCCCGGATCAGCCACTGTATATTGAGCTGACCTATAAGAATGGTGATATCGTTGCCATCGATGGTCAGGAAATGACACCCGCCACCGTTTTGACTTACCTGAACAAGGTAGGTGGAGAGAGTGGTGTGGGTCGCCTGGACATCGTTGAGAACCGTTATGTCGGTATGAAGTCCCGTGGTTGCTACGAGACTCCGGGTGGAACCATCATGCTGAAAGCGCACAGGGCGATCGAATCCATTACTCTAGATCGTGAAGTGGCACACCTGAAAGACGAACTGATGCCCAAGTATGCGAAACTGATTTACAACGGTTACTGGTGGTCTCCCGAGCGTGAGATGCTTCAGAAGATGATTGATGAAAGCCAGAGTTGCGTGAATGGTGTCGTACGTCTGAAGCTCTATAAAGGTAATGTAACGGTTGTTGGTCGTCAGTCTGATGACTCCCTGTTTGATGAGAATATTGCCACCTTTGAAGATGATGCCGGTGCTTATAATCAGGCAGATGCTGAAGGCTTTATTAAGCTGAATGCATTGAGGCTGAGAATTGCTGCCAATAAGGGGCGTAATCCTGGTTAA